The genomic stretch CCATCTGGAGGAGCTCGTCCGGGAGCGCACCCGCGCCTTGGAGGAGAGCGAGGCCGAACGGCGTCAAGCGGAGGCCGCCCTCCGGCAGGCCCAGAAGATGGAAGCGGTGGGCAAGCTCACCGGCGGCGTGGCACACGACTTCAACAACCTGCTCCAGGTCATCAGCGGAAACCTGCAGCTCCTGTTCCGGGATGTGGGCGACAACGCCCAGGCGCAGCGTCGGCTGACCACGGCGGTGGGCGCGGTGGAGCGCGGCGCCCGGCTCGCGTCCCAGCTGCTGGCCTTCGCCCGGCGGCAGCCGCTCAATCCCACGGTCATCAACCTGGGCCGCCTGGTCCGCGACATGGACGACCTGCTGCGGCGCGCGCTCGGCGAGGACGTGGCGCTGGAGACCATCATCGGCGGCGGGCTTTGGAACACGTTCGCCGATCCGAACCAGCTCGAAAACGTCATCCTCAACCTGGCCATCAACGCGCGTGACGCCATGGCGGGCGAAGGCAAGCTGACCGTCGAGGCCGGCAACGCCATGCTGGATGACCACTACGCCCAGCTCCACCCGGACGTCGTGCCGGGCCAGCACGTGTTGCTGGCCATCTCCGACACCGGCTGCGGCATGCCGCCCGAGGTGCTGGAGCGCGCCTTCGAGCCGTTCTTCACCACCAAGCCCGAAGGCCGCGGCACGGGCCTGGGGCTCAGCATGGTGTATGGCTTCGTCAAGCAGACGGGCGGCCACGTCAAGATCTACAGCGAGGTCGGCCACGGGACGACCATCAAGATCTACCTCCCCCGTTCGCTCCAGGCGGAGATGCCGCGCGCCGAGGTCATCCCCGAACAGGTCGAGGGCGGCACCGAGACGCTGCTCGTCGTCGAGGACGACTCGGAGGTGCGCGCCACCGCGGTGGAGATGCTGACGGAGCTGGGCTACCGCGTGCTCAAGGCCTCTGACGGGCAGAGCGCGCTCGCGGTCATCCAAAGCGGCATCCCCATCGACCTGCTCTTCACCGACGTGGTGATGCCCGGCCCGGTCCGCAGCCCTGAACTGGCGCGGCAGGCCAAGGCCCTCTCCCCGGACATGGAGGTGCTCTTCACGTCCGGCTACACGGAGAACGCCATTGTCCACGGCGGCCGGCTGGATCCGGGCGTTCAGCTGCTGAGCAAGCCCTACCGCCGCGAGGACCTGGCGCGGAAGCTCCGCCAGCTCCTGGCCGCCCGGCAGCACCGCATCGCCCAGCGCGAGACCACCCAGCCATCCCGCGGCGGCGCCACCACGCCGGCACCCGCTCGCGTGAAGCGGACCGAGCTGCGCATCCTCCTGGTGGAGGACGACGAGAACATCCGCCTCCCCGCATGCGAGCTGCTGGAGACGCTGGGCCACACAGTGACGGCCGTCGCCCGCGCGGAAGAAGCCACGCCCCTCTTGCGCGCACAGGAGTTCGACCTCCTGTTCACCGACGTGAGCCTGCCCGGCCAGTCCGGCATCGAGCTGGCCCACCAGGCCGTCCAGGACGTGCCCGGCCTTCGCGTCATCATCGCGTCCGGCCACGGCACCAACGTGGACACCGGTGACAAGGGGCCGCTCGACGGCGCCGTCCTCCTGCCCAAGCCCTACGGCCTCTCCCAGCTCGAGCAAGCGCTCTCCCAGGTCATGGCCTGAAGGTGAATTCAGGTTCATGCAGTGCGTCATGCATGCGCCATGCGCGGGGCGCTTGCTCCTCGCGCAACAAAGTCCGTTAATCGGGCGTATGAAATTCCTGAGAGAGCTCCGCTCGGTCCTGAACCTGACCGTGCTGGTGGCCGGGCTCGGCTACTTCGTCGACCTCTTCGACATCACACTGTTCGGCGTGGTGCGTATCGCATCGCTCAAGGACATCGGCGTCACCGACCCGGCCGACATCCTCCAGAGCGGACTGCTCATCTACAACGCGCAGATGGTGGGCATGATGGTGGGCGGCCTGCTTTGGGGCGTGCTCGCCGACAAGCGCGGCCGCCTGTCGGTGATGTTCGGCTCCATCCTGCTCTACTCCTTCGCGAACCTGGCCAACGCCTTCGCCTGGGACGTCACCAGCTACGCCGTCTTCCGCTTCCTGGGAGGCGTGGGGCTCGCGGGTGAGCTGGGCGCGGCCATCACCCTGGTGGCGGAGTCCCTGCCCAAGGAGAAGCGCGGCCTGGGGACCACCATCGTCGCCACGCTGGGCATGCTCGGCATCGTCGCCGCGGCCTTCCTGGGCCAGCACATGCACTGGAAGACGGCCTACCTCACCGGCGGCTTCATGGGCATCGCGCTGCTCTTCGCGCGCTTCAAGGTGTCGGAATCGGAGCTGTTCACCAAGAAGACGGACCCCTCGCGCGCCAACCCGCTGCTGATCCTCACCGGCGGCCGGTTCCTCAAGTACATCTGCTGCATCCTCATCGGCGTGCCCATCTACTTCACCACGGGCATCCTCTTCACCTTCGCGCCCGAGCTGACGGCCGGCCTCGACGTCCAGGGCACCGTGACGGCTGGCAACGCCATCCTCTACGGCTCCATTGGCCTGACGCTGGGTGACCTGTTGGCGGGCGTCTTCAGCCAGTGGCTCAAGAGCCGCAAGCGCGCGGTGGCGATGAACCTCTGCGCGGGCTTCGTGCTGATGCTCGTCTACGGCCTCACCCCGGGCCTCACCAGCACCATGGTGTACGGGCTGAGCTTCCTGATTGGCATCACCGTGGGCTACTGGGCCGTGCTGGTGACCATGGCCGCCGAGCAGTTCGGCACCAACATCCGCGGCACAGTGGCCACCACCGTCCCCAACTTCGTGCGTGGCTCGGCGGCGCTCGCGGCCAGCGGCTTCGCCTACCTGAAGGGCGAGATGTCGGTGTCCACCGCGGCGATCATCGTCGGCAGCATCTGCTTCGGCCTGGCGCTGCTGGCCCTCACCCGGCTGGAAGAGACGTTCCACCGGGACCTGGATTACGAGGAGACGGCGACCGGCCCACAGCCTGCCGCCCAGCCCTCGCAGTCCGGCACCTGACGCACGGCGCGGCGCCGCGCC from Myxococcus xanthus encodes the following:
- a CDS encoding response regulator, translated to MHPIIDFKTLFDVSPNPYMLLDRELRFVAANLAYLRVTASKLDELLGRSVFEAFPDDPSDPNSANLRQLRESFLRVLAKRAPDILALIAYRVPELTNQGVVPTYRYWSATHIPLLDASGEVAYILQHTMDVTELQRLQEAVQAATGSTGTSKPPPSQLEAGVFQRALQVQEANQNLDQERRHLRRLFEQAPGFMCFLRGQDHVVELANAAYMQLVGHRDILGKRIRDALPEVDGQGYFELLDRVFTTGQAFVGRGMKVFLQRTPDDTLAESYVDLVYQPIIEPDGSISGIFVQGHDITEQKRAQDELRQYKDHLEELVRERTRALEESEAERRQAEAALRQAQKMEAVGKLTGGVAHDFNNLLQVISGNLQLLFRDVGDNAQAQRRLTTAVGAVERGARLASQLLAFARRQPLNPTVINLGRLVRDMDDLLRRALGEDVALETIIGGGLWNTFADPNQLENVILNLAINARDAMAGEGKLTVEAGNAMLDDHYAQLHPDVVPGQHVLLAISDTGCGMPPEVLERAFEPFFTTKPEGRGTGLGLSMVYGFVKQTGGHVKIYSEVGHGTTIKIYLPRSLQAEMPRAEVIPEQVEGGTETLLVVEDDSEVRATAVEMLTELGYRVLKASDGQSALAVIQSGIPIDLLFTDVVMPGPVRSPELARQAKALSPDMEVLFTSGYTENAIVHGGRLDPGVQLLSKPYRREDLARKLRQLLAARQHRIAQRETTQPSRGGATTPAPARVKRTELRILLVEDDENIRLPACELLETLGHTVTAVARAEEATPLLRAQEFDLLFTDVSLPGQSGIELAHQAVQDVPGLRVIIASGHGTNVDTGDKGPLDGAVLLPKPYGLSQLEQALSQVMA
- a CDS encoding MFS transporter, coding for MKFLRELRSVLNLTVLVAGLGYFVDLFDITLFGVVRIASLKDIGVTDPADILQSGLLIYNAQMVGMMVGGLLWGVLADKRGRLSVMFGSILLYSFANLANAFAWDVTSYAVFRFLGGVGLAGELGAAITLVAESLPKEKRGLGTTIVATLGMLGIVAAAFLGQHMHWKTAYLTGGFMGIALLFARFKVSESELFTKKTDPSRANPLLILTGGRFLKYICCILIGVPIYFTTGILFTFAPELTAGLDVQGTVTAGNAILYGSIGLTLGDLLAGVFSQWLKSRKRAVAMNLCAGFVLMLVYGLTPGLTSTMVYGLSFLIGITVGYWAVLVTMAAEQFGTNIRGTVATTVPNFVRGSAALAASGFAYLKGEMSVSTAAIIVGSICFGLALLALTRLEETFHRDLDYEETATGPQPAAQPSQSGT